The following coding sequences lie in one Flavobacterium cyclinae genomic window:
- a CDS encoding Ig-like domain-containing protein, producing MKNSKFNYLKAFFLLATVTTMITSCERELSDEATVATFPKIGNIFTDDFVGMGSDFYFPYGGSKATAWSIDRSEGYNSNVSLRFDVPNANDPEGNYAGAIFRTEGAGRNLTDFDALTFYIKASQGVTIAELGFGEDFYPNKYMATITNVSVGTNWTKVIIPIPDPTKLVQERGMFRYAAGTQGTNGMGYTFWIDDLKFEKLGTIRTISASIMDGNNASINTFVGVNSSVTGIISTFNLPSGQNQIVSLSPGYFEFSSSNPSVATVDTNGMVTSLSAGTAVITATVNGVQATGSLTINCAGNFVHAPTPSRSQANVISIFSDAYNNVPVNYYNGYWQPWQTTVSNDFSVNGDNILNYTIFNFVGIEFSAPTVDATTMTHFHMDAFIPGTIAPGRQLRVIIVDFGANGAYSGGDDTRHSTTFTAPFVVSQNWMSIDIPFSAMPGLASRSHLAQIILEGGDGSVIYVDNVYFYN from the coding sequence ATGAAAAATAGTAAGTTTAATTATTTAAAAGCATTTTTTCTTCTTGCAACAGTAACAACAATGATTACAAGTTGCGAGAGAGAATTATCTGATGAAGCTACTGTTGCTACTTTTCCAAAAATTGGAAATATCTTCACCGATGATTTTGTAGGAATGGGGTCAGATTTTTACTTTCCTTATGGAGGGTCTAAAGCAACCGCTTGGTCAATTGATAGATCTGAAGGATATAACAGTAATGTGTCTTTACGTTTTGATGTACCAAATGCAAATGATCCAGAAGGAAATTACGCTGGCGCTATATTTAGAACCGAAGGTGCAGGTCGAAATTTAACTGATTTTGATGCTTTAACTTTTTACATTAAAGCTTCTCAAGGAGTTACAATTGCTGAGTTAGGTTTTGGTGAAGATTTTTATCCAAATAAATACATGGCTACCATTACTAATGTTAGTGTGGGTACGAATTGGACTAAAGTAATTATCCCAATCCCAGATCCAACAAAGCTTGTACAAGAAAGAGGTATGTTTCGTTATGCAGCTGGAACGCAAGGAACAAATGGAATGGGATACACTTTTTGGATTGATGATTTAAAATTTGAAAAATTAGGAACAATTAGAACAATTAGTGCTTCTATAATGGATGGAAATAATGCTTCTATCAATACGTTTGTTGGAGTTAACTCAAGTGTAACTGGAATTATTTCTACTTTCAATCTTCCTAGTGGTCAAAATCAAATAGTAAGTTTAAGCCCAGGTTATTTCGAATTTTCATCTTCAAATCCATCTGTTGCAACAGTGGATACTAATGGAATGGTTACTTCTCTTAGTGCAGGAACTGCTGTAATTACTGCTACTGTGAATGGTGTTCAAGCAACTGGTAGTTTAACTATCAATTGCGCTGGTAATTTTGTTCATGCGCCAACACCTTCTAGGAGCCAAGCAAATGTAATTTCAATTTTCTCAGATGCATATAATAATGTACCGGTTAATTATTACAATGGTTATTGGCAACCATGGCAAACAACAGTTTCTAACGATTTTTCGGTAAATGGAGATAATATTTTAAATTATACCATTTTCAATTTCGTAGGTATAGAATTTAGTGCTCCTACTGTAGATGCAACTACTATGACACATTTTCACATGGATGCATTCATTCCTGGAACAATAGCACCAGGTAGACAATTGAGAGTTATTATTGTTGATTTTGGAGCTAATGGTGCTTATAGTGGAGGTGATGATACTAGACATTCTACAACTTTTACTGCTCCTTTTGTGGTGTCACAAAATTGGATGTCAATTGATATTCCATTCTCAGCAATGCCTGGACTTGCAAGTAGATCTCATCTTGCGCAAATCATCCTTGAAGGCGGTGATGGTTCTGTAATTTATGTAGATAACGTTTATTTCTACAACTAG
- a CDS encoding glycosyl hydrolase family 17 protein: MKIKTNIAISSFSKVFLLMGSLCLLFSCNSKSESQEMNAKPMEITAKQILGNPNYQAICYGGYRKNTREIEPTIAEIKEDLKILAALNIKIVRTYNVHYKEVSNLLEAITQLKREDSNFEMYVMLGAWIDCKNAWTNLEPIHNEESDRNAIEIAEAVRLTNAYPEIIKIIAVGNEAMVNWATSYYVTPNIILKWVNHLQDLKKQNKLPKQVWITSSDDFASWGGGDTSYHTKDLEEIIKAVDYVSMHTYPYHNTHYNPDFWQTSSNENHFDELQKVETAMIRAQLFAQKQYENVKAYVHTISPNKPIHIGETGWASSSDGFYGIEGSKASDEYKQALYYQSMRAWTNKEKITCFYFEAFDEPWKDSQNPKGSENHFGIFTVDGKAKFTLWNSVDDKVFTNLKRNGQPIEKTFSGNKELVMRTVLAPPKKG, translated from the coding sequence ATGAAAATCAAAACAAACATAGCTATTTCATCATTTTCAAAAGTTTTTCTTTTGATGGGAAGTTTGTGTTTGCTTTTTTCATGTAATTCCAAATCAGAAAGCCAAGAAATGAATGCTAAACCAATGGAAATAACGGCTAAACAAATATTAGGAAATCCCAACTATCAAGCTATTTGTTATGGCGGTTATCGCAAAAACACACGCGAAATTGAACCTACAATTGCTGAAATTAAAGAGGATTTAAAAATTTTAGCCGCATTAAATATCAAAATAGTTAGAACGTACAATGTTCATTACAAAGAAGTTTCGAATTTATTAGAAGCAATTACCCAATTAAAAAGGGAAGATTCCAATTTCGAAATGTATGTTATGCTTGGAGCTTGGATAGATTGTAAAAACGCTTGGACAAATTTAGAACCCATTCATAACGAAGAAAGCGATAGAAATGCCATTGAAATTGCTGAAGCAGTTCGTTTAACAAATGCCTATCCAGAAATTATAAAAATTATCGCTGTTGGAAATGAGGCAATGGTAAATTGGGCAACCAGTTATTACGTTACACCCAATATCATTTTAAAATGGGTGAACCATTTACAAGATCTTAAAAAACAAAATAAATTACCGAAACAGGTTTGGATTACTAGTTCTGATGATTTTGCTTCTTGGGGTGGAGGCGATACAAGTTATCACACTAAAGATTTAGAGGAAATCATAAAAGCGGTTGATTATGTTTCAATGCATACGTATCCGTATCACAACACGCATTACAATCCTGATTTTTGGCAAACGTCAAGTAATGAAAATCATTTTGATGAATTACAAAAAGTGGAAACTGCAATGATTCGAGCACAATTATTTGCTCAAAAACAATATGAAAATGTAAAAGCTTATGTGCACACTATTAGTCCAAACAAACCTATTCATATTGGAGAAACGGGTTGGGCTTCTAGTTCAGATGGCTTCTACGGAATTGAAGGTTCAAAAGCTTCAGACGAATATAAACAAGCTTTGTATTACCAAAGTATGCGAGCTTGGACAAATAAAGAGAAAATCACATGTTTCTATTTTGAAGCATTTGACGAACCTTGGAAAGACAGTCAAAATCCAAAGGGTTCAGAAAATCATTTCGGGATTTTTACGGTTGATGGAAAAGCAAAGTTCACGTTGTGGAATTCAGTAGATGATAAGGTTTTTACCAATTTAAAAAGAAATGGGCAGCCAATTGAAAAAACGTTTTCAGGCAATAAAGAATTAGTTATGAGAACCGTTTTAGCACCACCAAAAAAAGGATAA
- a CDS encoding MFS transporter: MKEIVSISTRNKVPFTQKMAFGSGHLINNLIPGLLGVFVVFLKSPEGFAMNTILAGLIVGIPRIFDALTDPIMGYISDNTTSKYGRRRPYIFIGSIFTGIIFIILWQIHDTSPEMYNFWYLLIFSILLIFGNTIFSTPLIALGYEMTSDYKERTKLMGFANTIGQLAWMIVPFLYVLIPDKDLFTSQAQGVRIIALVGGIIIIILGILPAIFCKGIDDSKIEGREQMTFKNVLLSGAKIFYNIKQILKNKPFVKLCLATFLVFNGFQIVAEFGVFIINYYMFNGDWGASKWWIAIFPAVTAFYTAFIAIPIINIMANKFGKRKAFIYATAISIFGYILKWWGFDPENPYMLFLPIPLMAFGMGCLFTLMMSMTADVCDLDELENGMPRKEGTFGAVYWWMIKVGQGIALVFSGIILSVLGYDPKASTQTAEALTGMRITDIALPVLTAALAIWVMWSYSLDEKRAKEIKEELESRRGIL, from the coding sequence ATGAAAGAAATTGTTTCAATATCAACAAGAAATAAAGTGCCTTTTACTCAAAAAATGGCATTTGGTTCAGGACATTTAATTAATAATTTAATACCAGGATTGCTAGGTGTATTTGTTGTGTTTTTAAAATCTCCTGAAGGTTTTGCAATGAATACAATATTAGCTGGTTTAATTGTTGGTATCCCCAGAATATTTGATGCATTAACCGATCCAATAATGGGTTATATTTCTGACAATACAACATCTAAATATGGAAGGAGAAGACCTTATATTTTTATAGGTTCAATATTTACAGGAATTATTTTTATTATTCTTTGGCAAATTCATGATACAAGTCCAGAAATGTACAATTTTTGGTATTTACTTATATTTTCGATTTTATTAATTTTTGGTAATACAATTTTTTCAACACCATTAATTGCATTAGGTTATGAAATGACTTCTGATTATAAGGAAAGAACTAAACTAATGGGATTTGCTAATACAATAGGACAATTAGCTTGGATGATTGTTCCTTTTTTATATGTTTTAATTCCTGATAAAGATTTATTTACAAGTCAAGCTCAAGGTGTAAGAATTATAGCATTAGTAGGAGGGATTATCATAATCATTTTAGGTATTTTACCTGCAATTTTTTGTAAAGGAATTGATGATAGTAAAATTGAAGGTAGAGAACAAATGACATTTAAAAATGTTCTTTTAAGTGGAGCTAAAATATTTTACAATATTAAACAAATATTAAAAAACAAACCTTTTGTAAAGTTATGTTTAGCAACTTTTTTAGTTTTTAACGGTTTTCAAATTGTTGCTGAATTTGGTGTATTTATTATAAATTATTATATGTTTAATGGTGATTGGGGTGCATCAAAATGGTGGATAGCAATTTTTCCAGCTGTAACAGCATTTTATACTGCGTTTATTGCAATTCCAATTATCAACATCATGGCAAACAAGTTTGGTAAAAGAAAAGCATTTATATATGCAACTGCAATTTCTATTTTTGGATATATATTAAAATGGTGGGGATTTGATCCAGAAAATCCTTATATGTTATTTTTACCTATTCCATTGATGGCATTTGGAATGGGATGTTTGTTTACACTTATGATGAGTATGACAGCCGATGTTTGTGATTTAGATGAGTTAGAAAATGGTATGCCAAGAAAAGAAGGAACATTTGGTGCTGTTTATTGGTGGATGATAAAAGTTGGTCAAGGAATAGCTTTAGTTTTTTCAGGAATAATATTAAGTGTTTTAGGTTATGATCCAAAGGCATCAACTCAAACGGCAGAAGCATTAACAGGTATGCGAATTACTGATATTGCGCTTCCAGTTTTAACTGCTGCTTTAGCAATTTGGGTAATGTGGTCATATAGTTTAGATGAAAAAAGAGCTAAAGAAATTAAAGAAGAGTTAGAAAGTAGAAGAGGAATACTTTAA
- a CDS encoding glycoside hydrolase family 30 protein, which yields MKFVHYIVSFLILVTMMNCKGVDSAIEVTVYETSESGNALKKVNEFSTSENKIEIHLIPEKKFQTITGFGGSFTEASAHLLNKLSKENRKKILEAYFSENGANYSLTRTTIASCDFSLKNYTYAKVENDLALEHFTIEDDKDDIIPMILEAKAISKEGFNIIASPWSCPPWMKDNKSYVGGKLLPEYNDTFALYFSKYLEAYKKEGIDIWGLTVINEPHGNGNNWESTLFSPEEMTLFVQNHLGPKLEKDGWNAIKILGYDQNRAGLQEWVDAMYKDENTSKYFAGTAIHWYESTYEVFPEALQYAHNKAPNKHLIQTEACVDSEMPHWQDDAWYWKKEATDWGWDWASEQDKYLHPKYAPVNRYAEDIIGCLNNQVDGWVDWNMVLDRQGGPNWFKNWCVAPVIVDDKNDEVYFTPLYYVMSHFSKFMRPGAVKIGCEINNNDLKATAVQNPDNSIALVIFNPTEQSHSIEITVNNNKSEISIPAKALQTVVIE from the coding sequence ATGAAGTTTGTTCATTACATAGTAAGTTTTTTAATTCTTGTAACAATGATGAATTGTAAAGGAGTCGATAGTGCGATAGAAGTAACGGTTTATGAAACTTCTGAAAGTGGGAATGCTTTGAAAAAAGTAAATGAATTTTCTACATCTGAAAACAAAATTGAAATTCATCTTATTCCTGAAAAAAAATTTCAAACGATAACTGGTTTTGGAGGTTCTTTTACAGAAGCTTCTGCACATTTATTGAATAAATTGAGTAAAGAAAATAGAAAGAAAATTTTAGAGGCCTACTTCAGTGAAAATGGTGCCAATTACTCACTAACAAGAACAACTATAGCTTCTTGCGATTTCTCTCTAAAGAATTATACTTACGCTAAAGTTGAAAACGACTTAGCCTTAGAACATTTCACTATCGAAGACGATAAAGACGATATTATTCCCATGATTTTAGAAGCAAAAGCAATTTCTAAAGAAGGATTTAACATTATCGCTTCTCCTTGGTCATGTCCACCTTGGATGAAAGACAACAAAAGTTATGTTGGTGGAAAATTGCTGCCAGAATATAACGACACTTTTGCTTTGTATTTTTCAAAATATCTAGAAGCTTACAAAAAAGAAGGTATTGATATTTGGGGTTTAACTGTTATTAACGAACCTCATGGCAATGGAAATAATTGGGAAAGTACATTATTTTCACCTGAAGAAATGACTTTGTTTGTCCAAAATCATTTGGGACCAAAATTAGAAAAAGACGGTTGGAATGCTATTAAAATTTTAGGTTACGACCAAAACAGAGCTGGTCTACAAGAATGGGTAGATGCGATGTATAAAGATGAAAATACATCAAAATACTTCGCAGGAACAGCAATTCATTGGTACGAAAGTACGTATGAAGTTTTCCCAGAAGCCTTACAATATGCTCATAATAAAGCACCAAACAAACATTTGATTCAAACCGAAGCTTGTGTAGATTCAGAAATGCCACATTGGCAAGACGACGCATGGTATTGGAAAAAAGAAGCAACCGATTGGGGTTGGGATTGGGCAAGTGAACAAGATAAATATTTACATCCAAAATACGCTCCCGTTAATCGCTATGCAGAAGACATTATCGGTTGTTTGAATAACCAAGTTGATGGTTGGGTAGATTGGAACATGGTTTTAGATAGACAAGGTGGCCCAAATTGGTTCAAAAATTGGTGTGTTGCTCCTGTTATTGTAGATGATAAAAACGATGAGGTTTACTTCACGCCATTGTATTATGTGATGTCGCATTTTAGTAAGTTCATGCGTCCAGGTGCTGTTAAAATAGGTTGCGAAATCAATAATAATGATTTAAAAGCAACCGCTGTTCAAAATCCAGATAACTCAATTGCTTTGGTCATTTTTAATCCTACAGAACAATCTCATTCAATTGAAATAACGGTAAATAACAACAAAAGTGAAATTTCCATTCCTGCAAAAGCTTTGCAAACAGTGGTGATAGAATAA
- a CDS encoding glycosidase yields the protein MRKIILSLILCYSFTMYAQTEKVVIENSDSGMKLKVGGKDFMINGMNWDYFPIGTNYSYSLWNQSDDFIRQALDDEMGLLQNMGVNSIRVYSGIPKKWIEYIYENYGIYTMLNHSFGRYGLTIDGVWKPNTEYSDPKTRELLLKEVTELASEYKDTKGLLLFLLGNENNYGLFWDGAETEDIPIEDRKSTVRAYSMYKLFNEATVAMKAIDSNHPIAICNGDLLFLDIIAKECKDVDVFGTNVYRGVSFGDLFERVKKEYGKPVLFTEFGADAFNVQTNQEDQNAQAFYLKGNWKEIYENAAGLGKTGNAIGGYTFQFSDGWWKYGQTKNLDLHDSNASWSNGGYQKDYTEGQNNMNEEWFGICAKGPTNEKGHYQLYPRAAYYVLKDIHKLNPFKEGVSNQVISSHFNETNLMDATLRARGDKAALAANDGGIIKLSNLRAEFTTFNTGGSLLTTPEADDPNTNTYPNRLGFDHMQSYFIGVEGNPSANMKANVNFNILGHVAENPINEIFYENRGRAQNIVTDEGEVTTTDVNRVQIYNASYKWTAKDFELRGFYRTGHYHWGYEGDFFGLYPEANYGPNLDIYNGETLGFEIDGRGSLDGLKAAFGPQLWWGANPAYLLKYNTKIGKVNAAAVYHEDVSSAAQANTSIFIPQPKTRRATVYFQTKLGNLGVEVGGIWGGQPLNGREFQMMDGDVVKVDKINNKDNWGGKAKLTFSKGRFNAYTQGAIQGLVANGGGDYTQTFTGWRLKDSGSGNQMNFLAGFTYNVNSNLQIAPNFLWQKPLVDAMPNGVDAPGRLRNILDDPFIVRANRETVGGELLLTYDPTPGTWMYEWNNDMVEDAKFAISTGFVYRHLPTTMDAAIGFLSNRTQFAFERSAPAKDLWESNTRIVSKISPDLGFIANLYFGNGQANGDSQRTINRAGGDVRMIYKKVKVVSSLKFNDWGPFDYHRDFNLTYPVQSSIDISTSVGKPSWFILPDTRIGIMGIWRSLDQYSPRYSPTYVPENTYPPVPVLSPVGFGNGSEWEIRTYIHINIGK from the coding sequence ATGAGAAAAATTATTTTGTCATTAATCTTATGTTATTCTTTTACTATGTATGCTCAAACAGAGAAAGTAGTAATTGAGAATAGCGATTCTGGTATGAAACTTAAAGTCGGAGGAAAAGATTTTATGATTAACGGAATGAACTGGGATTATTTTCCTATTGGAACTAACTATTCCTACAGTCTATGGAATCAATCAGATGATTTTATACGTCAAGCTTTAGATGACGAAATGGGATTACTTCAAAACATGGGGGTTAACTCGATACGTGTTTATTCAGGTATTCCAAAAAAATGGATTGAATACATATATGAGAATTATGGTATTTATACCATGTTAAATCATTCTTTTGGTAGATATGGACTTACTATAGATGGTGTATGGAAACCTAATACTGAATATTCAGATCCTAAAACTCGTGAATTACTTTTAAAGGAAGTTACAGAACTTGCTTCAGAATATAAAGACACTAAAGGATTATTATTATTCCTACTAGGAAATGAAAATAATTACGGACTATTTTGGGATGGTGCGGAAACAGAAGATATTCCTATTGAAGATAGAAAATCAACAGTTCGTGCATACTCAATGTATAAACTTTTTAATGAAGCTACAGTTGCAATGAAAGCAATCGATTCAAATCATCCAATTGCAATTTGTAATGGAGATTTACTTTTCCTTGATATTATTGCTAAAGAATGTAAAGATGTAGATGTTTTTGGTACTAACGTTTATCGTGGGGTTTCTTTTGGAGATTTATTTGAAAGAGTTAAAAAAGAATACGGAAAACCAGTATTATTTACAGAGTTTGGTGCTGATGCTTTCAATGTTCAAACGAATCAAGAAGATCAAAATGCACAAGCTTTCTATTTGAAAGGTAATTGGAAAGAAATTTATGAAAATGCTGCAGGTTTAGGTAAAACTGGAAATGCTATTGGAGGTTATACTTTTCAATTTAGTGACGGTTGGTGGAAATACGGTCAAACTAAAAATTTAGATTTACATGATTCTAATGCTTCATGGTCAAACGGAGGATATCAAAAAGATTATACTGAAGGTCAAAATAACATGAACGAAGAGTGGTTTGGTATATGTGCTAAAGGGCCAACAAACGAAAAAGGGCATTATCAATTATATCCAAGAGCTGCATATTATGTATTAAAAGACATTCACAAATTAAATCCATTTAAAGAAGGTGTTAGTAATCAAGTTATTTCTAGTCACTTTAATGAAACTAATTTAATGGATGCTACCTTGAGAGCACGTGGTGATAAAGCTGCTTTAGCTGCAAATGATGGTGGAATTATAAAATTAAGTAACCTAAGAGCAGAGTTTACAACTTTTAACACAGGTGGAAGTTTACTAACTACTCCAGAGGCTGATGATCCAAATACGAATACCTATCCAAATCGATTAGGTTTTGACCACATGCAATCTTATTTTATTGGTGTAGAAGGAAATCCTTCTGCAAATATGAAAGCAAATGTGAATTTTAATATCTTAGGTCATGTTGCTGAAAATCCAATAAACGAAATTTTCTACGAGAATAGAGGTAGAGCTCAAAATATTGTAACTGACGAAGGCGAAGTTACAACAACTGATGTTAATAGAGTTCAAATTTATAATGCGTCTTATAAATGGACTGCTAAAGATTTTGAATTAAGAGGTTTTTACAGAACAGGTCATTATCATTGGGGTTATGAAGGTGATTTCTTCGGATTGTATCCTGAGGCTAATTACGGACCTAATTTAGATATCTACAACGGAGAAACTCTAGGTTTTGAAATTGATGGTAGAGGAAGTTTAGACGGATTAAAAGCTGCTTTTGGTCCGCAATTATGGTGGGGAGCTAACCCAGCATACTTATTAAAATACAACACAAAAATTGGAAAAGTTAATGCAGCAGCAGTTTATCATGAAGACGTTTCAAGTGCTGCTCAAGCCAATACATCTATTTTTATTCCACAACCAAAAACAAGAAGAGCAACCGTTTATTTCCAAACTAAATTAGGAAATTTAGGTGTTGAAGTTGGGGGTATTTGGGGAGGACAACCTTTAAACGGAAGAGAATTCCAAATGATGGATGGTGATGTAGTTAAAGTAGATAAAATTAACAACAAAGACAATTGGGGAGGAAAAGCAAAATTAACTTTCTCAAAAGGAAGATTCAATGCATACACACAGGGAGCTATTCAAGGATTAGTTGCTAATGGTGGTGGCGATTATACTCAAACATTTACGGGTTGGAGATTAAAAGATAGCGGAAGTGGAAACCAAATGAACTTCTTAGCTGGTTTTACTTATAATGTGAATTCAAATTTACAAATTGCTCCAAACTTCTTATGGCAAAAGCCTCTAGTTGATGCTATGCCAAACGGAGTTGATGCACCAGGTAGATTAAGAAATATTTTAGATGATCCATTTATTGTAAGAGCTAACCGTGAAACAGTAGGAGGAGAGTTATTATTAACGTATGATCCAACACCTGGAACTTGGATGTACGAATGGAACAATGATATGGTGGAAGATGCAAAATTTGCTATCAGTACAGGATTTGTTTATCGTCATTTACCAACAACAATGGATGCTGCCATCGGATTTTTATCAAATAGAACCCAATTTGCGTTTGAACGTTCTGCTCCAGCAAAAGATTTATGGGAATCAAACACAAGAATTGTTTCAAAAATTTCTCCTGATTTAGGTTTTATTGCTAACTTATATTTTGGAAATGGACAAGCTAACGGTGACTCTCAAAGAACTATTAATAGAGCAGGGGGAGATGTTAGAATGATTTACAAAAAAGTTAAAGTAGTTTCTTCTTTGAAATTCAACGATTGGGGACCATTTGACTACCACCGCGATTTTAACTTGACTTATCCTGTTCAAAGTTCAATTGATATTTCTACATCTGTAGGAAAACCAAGCTGGTTCATCTTACCTGATACACGTATAGGAATCATGGGTATTTGGAGATCTTTAGATCAATATTCTCCAAGATATTCACCAACATATGTTCCTGAAAACACTTATCCTCCAGTACCAGTATTAAGTCCGGTAGGTTTTGGTAATGGTTCAGAGTGGGAAATCAGAACATATATTCACATTAATATTGGTAAATAA
- a CDS encoding glycoside hydrolase family 16 protein — protein sequence MSIKYRTIKSLALITVIVSIMGCSTDEKQTVTTMNNLVMQDEFDVDGAPNSAYWSYDIGTGNNGWGNNESQYYTSRPENIVVENGMLKITARQELYMGSNYTSARILTKGKVEQKYGRIEARIKCPLGQGLWPAFWMLGEDIDEVGWPNCGEIDIMEYLGSNPITAFGTVHGPGYSGGASISKNFTLTNSRFDTDFHIFGIEWGEDYINYYIDDKLYNQITPEDVPGEWVFNKPFYIILNMAVGGNLPGSPNSETTFPQEMLVDYVRIYQ from the coding sequence ATGAGTATAAAATATAGAACCATAAAGTCTTTAGCATTAATTACTGTTATAGTATCCATTATGGGATGTTCTACAGATGAAAAACAAACGGTTACTACTATGAATAATTTAGTAATGCAAGATGAATTTGATGTAGATGGTGCGCCAAATAGTGCCTATTGGAGTTATGATATTGGTACAGGTAATAACGGCTGGGGAAATAATGAATCACAGTATTACACTAGTCGTCCTGAGAATATTGTTGTAGAAAACGGAATGCTAAAAATTACCGCTCGACAAGAATTATATATGGGATCGAACTACACTTCAGCTAGAATTTTGACTAAAGGTAAAGTAGAACAAAAATATGGTAGAATTGAGGCTAGAATCAAATGTCCGTTAGGACAAGGTTTATGGCCTGCTTTCTGGATGTTAGGTGAAGATATTGACGAAGTAGGTTGGCCTAACTGTGGTGAAATTGATATTATGGAGTATTTAGGAAGTAATCCAATAACTGCTTTTGGTACCGTTCATGGTCCTGGTTATTCAGGAGGAGCTTCTATTTCTAAAAATTTCACTTTAACCAATAGTCGTTTTGATACTGATTTCCACATTTTTGGAATTGAATGGGGTGAAGATTACATCAATTATTATATAGATGATAAACTTTACAATCAAATTACTCCAGAAGATGTTCCTGGCGAATGGGTTTTTAATAAACCATTTTACATCATTTTAAATATGGCTGTGGGTGGAAATTTACCTGGATCACCAAATAGTGAAACAACTTTCCCACAAGAAATGTTAGTGGATTACGTAAGAATTTACCAATAA